Proteins encoded in a region of the Labrus bergylta chromosome 9, fLabBer1.1, whole genome shotgun sequence genome:
- the tdo2a gene encoding tryptophan 2,3-dioxygenase A, which translates to MSGCPYFEKRHLLFKSKPPKTEEVEEDDSQVGVNKASKGGIIYGDYLQLDKIVTAQVLQSEVKGNKIHDEHLFIVTHQAYELWFKQILFELDSVREIFISGHVRDERNMLKVNTRINRIVMIFRLLVDQFAVLETMTALDFFDFREYLAPASGFQSLQFRLLENKIGVPDNQRVPYNRRHYRDNFKGHDSEMLLATEKEPPLLKLVEEWLERTPGLEVDGFNFWERLEINIFDGLNQEKEKIEKITDPEEKEELMAELTKQKEVFTSLFDEKRHDHLVSKGERRLSYKALQGALMIYFYREEPRFQVPFQLLTSLMDIDTLMTKWRYNHVCMVHRMIGSKAGTGGSSGYHYLRSTVSDRYKVFVDLFNLATFLIPRHWVPKLNPNIHTFLYMAECCDSSYCSSEDSD; encoded by the exons ATGAGTGGATGTCCGTACTTTGAGAAGAGGCATTT GTTATTTAAAAGCAAGCCTCCCAAAacagaagaagtagaagaagatgaCTCTCAGGTCGGGGTTAACAAGGCCAGTAAAGGAGGAATCATCTACGGAGATTACCTGCAG CTGGACAAAATCGTCACAGCCCAGGTGCTGCAAAGTGAAGTGAAGGGTAATAAGATCCACGATGAGCACCTCTTCATCGTCACCCATCAAG CCTATGAACTGTGGTTCAAACAGATTCTGTTTGAGCTGGACTCGGTGCGAGAGATCTTCATCAGTGGACAT GTCCGAGATGAACGCAACATGCTCAAAGTCAACACTCGCATCAACAGGATCGTCATGATCTTCAGGCTGCTGGTCGACCAGTTTGCCGTTTTGGAAACAATGACAGCGTTGGACTTTTTTGACTTCAG ggaatACCTTGCTCCAGCTTCTGGATTTCAAAGCCTTCAGTTTCGGCTCTTGGAGAACAAGATCGGGGTCCCGGACAACCAGAGGGTTCCCTACAACAGACGTCATTACAGGGACAATTTTAAGGGTCATGACAGTGAGATGCTGCTCGCCACAGAGAAGGAGCCACCACTCTTAAAACTTGTTGAG GAGTGGCTGGAGAGAACTCCTGGCTTGGAGGTGGATGGATTCAATTTCTGGGAACGGCTGGAAATCAATATATTTGATGGGTTGAAtcaggagaaggagaaaatcGAG aaaattacagatcctgaggagaaggaggaactGATGGCTGAGCTGACCAAACAGAAAGaggtgttcacttctctctttgATGAAAAGCGCCACGACCATCTCGTTAGCAAAG GTGAGAGGCGGCTCTCTTACAAGGCTCTCCAAGGTGCTCTGATGATCTACTTCTACAG GGAAGAGCCGAGGTTTCAGGTTCCTTTCCAGCTGCTCACATCCCTCATGGACATCGACACCCTCATGACAAAGTGGAGAT ATAATCACGTATGCATGGTGCACCGTATGATTGGCAGCAAAGCCGGCACAGGGGGCTCATCCGGCTACCACTACCTGAGATCGACTGTCAG TGATCGTTACAAAGTCTTTGTGGACCTGTTCAACCTGGCAACGTTCCTGATTCCTCGTCACTGGGTGCCCAAGCTGAACCCCAACATCCACACGTTCCTCTACATGGCTGAATGCTGCGACAGCTCCTACTGCAGCAGTGAAGACTCTgactag